One Phaseolus vulgaris cultivar G19833 chromosome 11, P. vulgaris v2.0, whole genome shotgun sequence genomic window carries:
- the LOC137821318 gene encoding uncharacterized protein, whose product MNPYYDVERLRDEVIYLHSLWHQGPPQTTTTATTTTTHLPQPQHTCHVLRRHYLAPGRTISSLRVPSTSFKKKKKKKQKRRDRENSARPDLEWPCPVQHDPVPSVGWAKQKIDPAPPSAVSRQEKERLAAVQMQKKACKALKEFLSNRGDGDDGDGDGDGDDDGDDDDDGEWEEIQEFFVGLFLEDDELRGYYQRCFESGEFCCLVCGAIGKKNQGKRFKECLALLQHSMSILRTLKRRVHRGFGMALCKVLGWDADRLPTIVMKGKPLGLEMMTPAEAEGEPNLNNAVNDGDGKDGSQGYESDDKAVTLEHGDVRVEEPTQGVDQSTDNVEPKDKVEDNGKDGVSKSSDKAVS is encoded by the exons ATGAATCCTTATTACGACGTAGAGAGGCTAAGAGACGAAGTGATCTACCTCCACTCTCTCTGGCACCAAGGTCCTCCACAAACCACCACCAccgccaccaccaccaccactcaCCTTCCCCAACCCCAACACACGTGCCACGTTCTCCGTCGTCACTATCTTGCACCTGGCCGCACCATATCATCCCTCCGGGTCCCATCCACCTccttcaagaagaagaagaagaagaagcaaaagcGTCGTGATAGGGAGAACTCCGCACGACCCGACCTGGAATGGCCGTGTCCTGTTCAACACGACCCGGTTCCATCCGTCGGTTGGGCCAAGCAAAAGATCGATCCTGCCCCTCCCTCTGCTGTGTCTCGGCAAGAAAAGGAGAGGCTTGCGGCAGTGCAAATGCAGAAGAAAGCGTGCAAAGCTCTGAAGGAGTTTCTTTCTAACCGTGGTGATGGTGATGATGGTGATGGTGATGGTGACGGTGATGATGATGGTGATGACGATGACGATGGGGAATGGGAAGAGATTCAGGAGTTCTTTGTGGGATTGTTCTTGGAGGACGATGAACTCAGAGGCTACTACCAGAGGTGTTTCGAAAGTGGAGAGTTTTGCTGCTTGGTGTGTGGGGCAATTGGGAAGAAGAATCAAGGGAAGAGGTTTAAGGAATGTCTTGCGCTTCTTCAGCATTCCATGTCGATTTTGAGGACGTTGAAGAGAAGGGTGCACAGGGGCTTTGGTATGGCCCTGTGTAAGGTTTTGGGTTGGGATGCTGATCGGCTTCCTACAATTGTGATGAAAGGGAAGCCTCTTGGGCTGGAGATGATGACGCCTGCTGAGGCAGAG GGTGAGCCTAATTTGAATAATGCTGTTAATGATGGTGATGGAAAAGATGGTTCACAGGGCTACGAATCAGATGATAAAGCTGTGACTTTGGAGCATGGTGATGTTCGAGTTGAGGAGCCAACACAAGGGGTTGATCAGAGTACTGATAAT GTGGAACCTAAGGATAAAGTTGAAGATAATGGAAAGGATGGTGTCAGTAAATCAAGTGATAAAGCTGTATCCTAG
- the LOC137821321 gene encoding GEM-like protein 1 isoform X1: MSNNDNGSNNNPYVHMSPIQTNRPNPMDTVCDALNHCSRKVGDATKRAEILADNLWNHIRIGSSLADAAVARIVQGTKVLTLGGSDALFQQSFGVFPGEKLIKSFACYLSTSTGPVIGTLHISNLRLAFCSDYPLCHYPFSQQQNQTLHYKVVVQVDQLSTVSPSSNRFNPAEKYIELVTVDGYEFYLMGFIAYDKALKTIREVLQQYHNHSREA; the protein is encoded by the exons ATGTCCAATAATGATAATGGCAGCAACAACAACCCTTATGTTCATATGTCTCCTATTCAGACCAACC GTCCAAACCCAATGGATACAGTATGTGATGCACTAAACCACTGCAGCAGGAAGGTTGGAGATGCAACTAAAAGAGCTGAGATTTTGGCAGATAATCTCTGGAATCATA TCAGAATTGGTTCTAGTCTTGCTGATGCAGCAGTGGCTAgaattgttcagggaacaaagGTGCTTACACTAGGAGGGTCTGATGCATTATTTCAACAATCATTTGGAGTTTTCCCAGGAGAGAAGCTAATAAAGTCCTTTGCATGCTACTTATCAACATCCACTGGACCTGTAATTGGGACTCTTCATATATCAAATTTAAGATTAGCCTTTTGCAGTGACTATCCACTGTGTCATTATCCATTCTCCCAGCAACAAAACCAGACTCTGCATTACAAG GTTGTGGTGCAAGTGGATCAGTTAAGCACAGTTAGTCCTTCCTCAAACAGATTTAACCCTGCAGAAAAATACATCGAGCTTGTGACAGTGGATGGTTATGAATTTTACTTGATGGGGTTTATAGCATATGACAAAGCTCTCAAGACTATAAGAGAGGTTTTACAGCAATATCACAACCATTCCAGAGAAGCTTGA
- the LOC137821321 gene encoding GEM-like protein 1 isoform X2 — MDTVCDALNHCSRKVGDATKRAEILADNLWNHIRIGSSLADAAVARIVQGTKVLTLGGSDALFQQSFGVFPGEKLIKSFACYLSTSTGPVIGTLHISNLRLAFCSDYPLCHYPFSQQQNQTLHYKVVVQVDQLSTVSPSSNRFNPAEKYIELVTVDGYEFYLMGFIAYDKALKTIREVLQQYHNHSREA, encoded by the exons ATGGATACAGTATGTGATGCACTAAACCACTGCAGCAGGAAGGTTGGAGATGCAACTAAAAGAGCTGAGATTTTGGCAGATAATCTCTGGAATCATA TCAGAATTGGTTCTAGTCTTGCTGATGCAGCAGTGGCTAgaattgttcagggaacaaagGTGCTTACACTAGGAGGGTCTGATGCATTATTTCAACAATCATTTGGAGTTTTCCCAGGAGAGAAGCTAATAAAGTCCTTTGCATGCTACTTATCAACATCCACTGGACCTGTAATTGGGACTCTTCATATATCAAATTTAAGATTAGCCTTTTGCAGTGACTATCCACTGTGTCATTATCCATTCTCCCAGCAACAAAACCAGACTCTGCATTACAAG GTTGTGGTGCAAGTGGATCAGTTAAGCACAGTTAGTCCTTCCTCAAACAGATTTAACCCTGCAGAAAAATACATCGAGCTTGTGACAGTGGATGGTTATGAATTTTACTTGATGGGGTTTATAGCATATGACAAAGCTCTCAAGACTATAAGAGAGGTTTTACAGCAATATCACAACCATTCCAGAGAAGCTTGA